One region of Gopherus evgoodei ecotype Sinaloan lineage chromosome 23, rGopEvg1_v1.p, whole genome shotgun sequence genomic DNA includes:
- the COPZ2 gene encoding coatomer subunit zeta-2 isoform X3, translating into MQRAEARPRQHPEGAAPGGGSGGERAAAAAAGAMDPTRLLFQEPSLYTVKAIFILDNDGRRLLAKYYDDTFPSTKEQKTFERSVFNKTHKTDSEIAFLEGLTIVYKSSIDLFFYVVGSSQENELMLMTVLTCLFDSLNHMLRKNVEKRSLLDNLDGAFLVVDEIVDGGVILESDPQQVIQKVNFRVDDSPLSEQSVAQVLQSAKEQIKWSLLK; encoded by the exons ATGCAGCGGGCCGAGGCCCGGCCACGTCAGCACCCCGAGGGGGCTGCCCCGGGGGGCGGAAGCGGCGGGGAGCGGGCAGCTGCAGCGGCCGCGGGAGCCATGGACCCCACGAGGCTGCTG TTTCAGGAGCCTTCCCTCTACACAGTCAAGGCCATATTCATCTTGGACAATGATGGACGGCGACTCTTAGCCAAG TACTACGACGACACCTTTCCATCCACGAAAGAACAGAAGACCTTTGAGAGGAGCGTTTTCAATAAAACCCACAAAACTGACA GTGAGATCGCCTTTCTGGAGGGGCTGACCATTGTCTATAAAAGCAGCATCGACCTCTTTTTCTACGTGGTGGGGAGTTCCCAGGAAAATGAG CTGATGCTAATGACAGTTCTCACCTGTCTGTTCGACTCCCTCAATCACATGTTACG GAAGAATGTAGAGAAGCGCTCCCTGCTGGACAACCTGGACGGGGCGTTCCTCGTGGTGGATGAGATCGTCGATGGGGG GGTGATTCTGGAGAGCGATCCTCAACAAGTGATCCAGAAGGTGAACTTCAGG gtGGACGACAGCCCTCTGTCCGAGCAAAGCGTTGCCCAG GTTCTGCAATCTGCCAAAGAGCAAATTAAATGGTCCTTATTAAAGTGA
- the COPZ2 gene encoding coatomer subunit zeta-2 isoform X2, translating into MQRAEARPRQHPEGAAPGGGSGGERAAAAAAGAMDPTRLLEPSLYTVKAIFILDNDGRRLLAKYYDDTFPSTKEQKTFERSVFNKTHKTDSEIAFLEGLTIVYKSSIDLFFYVVGSSQENELMLMTVLTCLFDSLNHMLRKNVEKRSLLDNLDGAFLVVDEIVDGGVILESDPQQVIQKVNFRTVSEPAAYGWTTALCPSKALPRFCNLPKSKLNGPY; encoded by the exons ATGCAGCGGGCCGAGGCCCGGCCACGTCAGCACCCCGAGGGGGCTGCCCCGGGGGGCGGAAGCGGCGGGGAGCGGGCAGCTGCAGCGGCCGCGGGAGCCATGGACCCCACGAGGCTGCTG GAGCCTTCCCTCTACACAGTCAAGGCCATATTCATCTTGGACAATGATGGACGGCGACTCTTAGCCAAG TACTACGACGACACCTTTCCATCCACGAAAGAACAGAAGACCTTTGAGAGGAGCGTTTTCAATAAAACCCACAAAACTGACA GTGAGATCGCCTTTCTGGAGGGGCTGACCATTGTCTATAAAAGCAGCATCGACCTCTTTTTCTACGTGGTGGGGAGTTCCCAGGAAAATGAG CTGATGCTAATGACAGTTCTCACCTGTCTGTTCGACTCCCTCAATCACATGTTACG GAAGAATGTAGAGAAGCGCTCCCTGCTGGACAACCTGGACGGGGCGTTCCTCGTGGTGGATGAGATCGTCGATGGGGG GGTGATTCTGGAGAGCGATCCTCAACAAGTGATCCAGAAGGTGAACTTCAGG ACAGTCTCGGAGCCGGCGGCGTACGG gtGGACGACAGCCCTCTGTCCGAGCAAAGCGTTGCCCAG GTTCTGCAATCTGCCAAAGAGCAAATTAAATGGTCCTTATTAA
- the COPZ2 gene encoding coatomer subunit zeta-2 isoform X4 has protein sequence MQRAEARPRQHPEGAAPGGGSGGERAAAAAAGAMDPTRLLFQEPSLYTVKAIFILDNDGRRLLAKYYDDTFPSTKEQKTFERSVFNKTHKTDSEIAFLEGLTIVYKSSIDLFFYVVGSSQENELMLMTVLTCLFDSLNHMLRKNVEKRSLLDNLDGAFLVVDEIVDGGWTTALCPSKALPRFCNLPKSKLNGPY, from the exons ATGCAGCGGGCCGAGGCCCGGCCACGTCAGCACCCCGAGGGGGCTGCCCCGGGGGGCGGAAGCGGCGGGGAGCGGGCAGCTGCAGCGGCCGCGGGAGCCATGGACCCCACGAGGCTGCTG TTTCAGGAGCCTTCCCTCTACACAGTCAAGGCCATATTCATCTTGGACAATGATGGACGGCGACTCTTAGCCAAG TACTACGACGACACCTTTCCATCCACGAAAGAACAGAAGACCTTTGAGAGGAGCGTTTTCAATAAAACCCACAAAACTGACA GTGAGATCGCCTTTCTGGAGGGGCTGACCATTGTCTATAAAAGCAGCATCGACCTCTTTTTCTACGTGGTGGGGAGTTCCCAGGAAAATGAG CTGATGCTAATGACAGTTCTCACCTGTCTGTTCGACTCCCTCAATCACATGTTACG GAAGAATGTAGAGAAGCGCTCCCTGCTGGACAACCTGGACGGGGCGTTCCTCGTGGTGGATGAGATCGTCGATGGGGG gtGGACGACAGCCCTCTGTCCGAGCAAAGCGTTGCCCAG GTTCTGCAATCTGCCAAAGAGCAAATTAAATGGTCCTTATTAA
- the COPZ2 gene encoding coatomer subunit zeta-2 isoform X1, which yields MQRAEARPRQHPEGAAPGGGSGGERAAAAAAGAMDPTRLLFQEPSLYTVKAIFILDNDGRRLLAKYYDDTFPSTKEQKTFERSVFNKTHKTDSEIAFLEGLTIVYKSSIDLFFYVVGSSQENELMLMTVLTCLFDSLNHMLRKNVEKRSLLDNLDGAFLVVDEIVDGGVILESDPQQVIQKVNFRTVSEPAAYGWTTALCPSKALPRFCNLPKSKLNGPY from the exons ATGCAGCGGGCCGAGGCCCGGCCACGTCAGCACCCCGAGGGGGCTGCCCCGGGGGGCGGAAGCGGCGGGGAGCGGGCAGCTGCAGCGGCCGCGGGAGCCATGGACCCCACGAGGCTGCTG TTTCAGGAGCCTTCCCTCTACACAGTCAAGGCCATATTCATCTTGGACAATGATGGACGGCGACTCTTAGCCAAG TACTACGACGACACCTTTCCATCCACGAAAGAACAGAAGACCTTTGAGAGGAGCGTTTTCAATAAAACCCACAAAACTGACA GTGAGATCGCCTTTCTGGAGGGGCTGACCATTGTCTATAAAAGCAGCATCGACCTCTTTTTCTACGTGGTGGGGAGTTCCCAGGAAAATGAG CTGATGCTAATGACAGTTCTCACCTGTCTGTTCGACTCCCTCAATCACATGTTACG GAAGAATGTAGAGAAGCGCTCCCTGCTGGACAACCTGGACGGGGCGTTCCTCGTGGTGGATGAGATCGTCGATGGGGG GGTGATTCTGGAGAGCGATCCTCAACAAGTGATCCAGAAGGTGAACTTCAGG ACAGTCTCGGAGCCGGCGGCGTACGG gtGGACGACAGCCCTCTGTCCGAGCAAAGCGTTGCCCAG GTTCTGCAATCTGCCAAAGAGCAAATTAAATGGTCCTTATTAA